From one Mycobacteriales bacterium genomic stretch:
- a CDS encoding DUF1003 domain-containing protein, with translation MPSSRERLDQPRIIRRGLPRPHYDPEAFGRFSESIARFFGTARFLVIQTVLVAFWIGYNAVVGIRYYHTHHDCPKNVPVAELSARCRGGLKAFDPFPFILLNLAFSTQAAYAAPLILLAQNRQADRDRVSLEEDRAQYARAVADTDYLTREVAAVRLALGEVVTRDFLRSELQRLADDLKPDNDG, from the coding sequence GTGCCGTCCTCTAGGGAACGCCTCGACCAGCCGCGGATCATCCGCCGCGGGCTGCCGCGGCCGCACTACGACCCCGAGGCGTTCGGCCGGTTCTCCGAGTCGATCGCGCGGTTCTTCGGCACGGCGCGGTTCCTCGTCATCCAGACGGTGCTCGTCGCGTTCTGGATCGGCTACAACGCCGTCGTCGGCATCCGCTACTACCACACGCACCACGACTGCCCGAAGAACGTCCCCGTCGCCGAGCTGTCGGCGCGCTGCCGCGGCGGGCTGAAGGCGTTCGACCCGTTCCCGTTCATCCTGCTGAACCTCGCGTTCTCGACGCAGGCGGCGTACGCGGCGCCGTTGATCCTGCTCGCGCAGAACCGCCAGGCCGACCGCGACCGGGTCAGCCTCGAGGAGGACCGGGCGCAGTACGCGCGCGCCGTCGCCGACACCGACTACCTGACCCGCGAGGTGGCGGCGGTGCGCCTCGCGCTGGGCGAGGTCGTCACGCGCGACTTCCTGCGTTCGGAGCTGCAACGCCTCGCCGACGACCTCAAGCCCGACAACGACGGCTGA
- a CDS encoding ATPase, T2SS/T4P/T4SS family, whose amino-acid sequence MTIEATPRHAAEPAPRATRRRLGEVLVAGGVIDENALNDCLGEQASQPRETRQRLGAIVVSRGLATEQDIAQGLARALGLEMVDVARVPVSPTAARLVPRAVAERYGVLGLDWSDGRLTLAMADPTDVVALDDVRLYTKAKQIVVVVATDAGIRDYLKRAWSLEEDASDVADMFDEMTDADEAAEDRSEIDDTPVVRMVNVILSDAVRARASDIHLQPELDGLRVRYRVDGLLRDVMTVPRSAAASMTSRVKIMSGLDIAERRRPQDGRTRLNVDGEQIDARVSTLPAMHGEKVVIRLLARGEGVLPLSRVGFTERQLDAILETLVAPQGLVLITGPTGSGKTSTLYSAVSQMRTPDRNIVTLEDPVEVQLRGITQVQTNDRAGLTFAAGLRSVLRQDPDVVLVGEIRDTETAELALRASLTGHMVFSTLHTNDASAAVTRLVDMGVEPFLIASSLTLVVAQRLVRVPCQHCAAPYQPSPRTLQLLGLSDEDVRNAHVVRGRGCDQCGQTGYHGRTAIFEVLPVDAGMRAVLTARPTESAIRAAARASGVGSLRTDGVARALRGETTLEEVLRVTQVDSASGPRCHSCHRSIEDDMAFCPWCAASVERQSCPGCARRLDPEWRVCPWCRHGRESTPGVPVAEPPAGEARRARVLVVDDDSSVCEYIAAALADVCDVLAAHSAEEALRVAATEDLDAMILDLILPDLSGIEVTRLLRADTRTALLPLLLLTGSDDALLRTEAYHAGADLFLTKPIEPAALESNVCLLLERAALTPEV is encoded by the coding sequence GTGACGATCGAGGCGACGCCGCGGCACGCGGCCGAACCGGCGCCCCGCGCGACGCGGCGGCGCCTCGGCGAGGTGCTGGTCGCGGGCGGTGTGATCGACGAGAACGCCCTCAACGACTGCCTCGGTGAGCAGGCTTCTCAGCCGCGGGAGACGCGGCAGCGGCTCGGCGCGATCGTGGTGTCGCGCGGCCTGGCGACCGAGCAGGACATCGCGCAGGGCCTGGCGCGCGCGCTGGGCCTGGAGATGGTCGACGTGGCGCGGGTGCCGGTGTCGCCGACGGCGGCGCGGCTGGTGCCGCGCGCGGTCGCGGAGCGGTACGGCGTGCTCGGCCTGGACTGGAGCGACGGGCGCCTGACGCTGGCGATGGCGGACCCGACGGACGTCGTCGCGCTGGACGACGTGCGGCTCTACACGAAGGCGAAGCAGATCGTCGTCGTCGTCGCGACGGACGCCGGCATCCGCGACTACCTCAAGCGGGCGTGGAGCCTCGAGGAGGACGCGTCCGACGTCGCGGACATGTTCGACGAGATGACCGACGCCGACGAGGCGGCGGAGGACCGGTCGGAGATCGACGACACGCCGGTCGTCCGGATGGTCAACGTCATCCTCAGCGACGCGGTGCGCGCCCGCGCGAGCGACATCCACCTCCAGCCGGAGCTGGACGGGCTGCGGGTCCGCTACCGCGTCGACGGCCTGCTGCGCGACGTCATGACGGTGCCGCGCAGCGCGGCGGCGTCGATGACGAGCCGCGTCAAGATCATGTCCGGCCTGGACATCGCCGAACGCCGCCGTCCCCAGGACGGCCGGACCCGCCTCAACGTGGACGGCGAGCAGATCGACGCGCGCGTGTCGACGCTGCCCGCGATGCACGGCGAGAAGGTCGTCATCCGGCTGCTGGCCCGCGGCGAGGGCGTGCTGCCGCTGTCGCGGGTGGGGTTCACCGAGCGCCAGCTCGACGCGATCCTGGAGACGCTGGTGGCGCCGCAGGGGCTGGTGCTCATCACCGGCCCGACCGGCTCCGGCAAGACGTCGACGCTCTACAGCGCCGTGAGCCAGATGCGTACGCCGGACCGCAACATCGTGACGCTGGAGGACCCGGTCGAGGTCCAGCTCCGCGGCATCACGCAGGTGCAGACGAACGACCGCGCGGGGCTGACGTTCGCGGCCGGCCTGCGCAGCGTGCTGCGGCAGGACCCGGACGTGGTGCTCGTCGGCGAGATCCGCGACACGGAGACCGCGGAGCTGGCGCTGCGCGCGTCGCTGACGGGTCACATGGTGTTCTCGACCCTGCACACCAACGACGCCTCCGCGGCCGTGACCCGCCTGGTCGACATGGGCGTGGAGCCGTTCCTCATCGCGTCGTCGCTGACGCTGGTCGTGGCGCAACGCCTGGTGCGCGTGCCGTGCCAGCACTGCGCGGCGCCGTACCAGCCGAGCCCCCGGACGTTGCAGCTCCTCGGCCTGTCCGACGAGGACGTGCGCAACGCGCACGTGGTCCGCGGCCGCGGCTGCGACCAGTGCGGGCAGACCGGCTACCACGGCCGGACGGCGATCTTCGAGGTGCTGCCGGTCGACGCGGGGATGCGCGCGGTGCTGACGGCGCGGCCGACGGAGTCCGCGATCCGCGCGGCGGCGCGCGCGTCGGGCGTGGGGTCGTTGCGGACGGACGGCGTGGCGCGGGCGCTGCGCGGCGAGACGACGCTGGAGGAGGTCCTGCGCGTGACGCAGGTCGACTCCGCGAGCGGGCCGCGGTGCCACTCCTGCCACCGTTCGATCGAGGACGACATGGCGTTCTGCCCGTGGTGCGCGGCGTCGGTCGAACGCCAGTCGTGCCCCGGCTGCGCGCGCCGGCTGGACCCGGAGTGGCGGGTCTGCCCGTGGTGCCGCCACGGCCGCGAGTCGACGCCCGGCGTGCCGGTCGCCGAGCCGCCGGCGGGCGAGGCGCGGCGGGCGCGGGTGCTCGTCGTGGACGACGACTCGTCGGTGTGCGAGTACATCGCGGCCGCGCTCGCCGACGTGTGCGACGTGCTGGCGGCGCACTCGGCGGAGGAGGCGCTGCGGGTCGCGGCGACCGAGGACCTGGACGCGATGATCCTCGACCTGATCCTGCCGGACCTCTCCGGCATCGAGGTGACCCGCCTGCTGCGGGCGGACACGCGGACCGCGCTGCTGCCGTTGCTGCTGCTGACCGGCAGCGACGACGCGCTGCTGCGGACGGAGGCGTACCACGCGGGCGCCGACCTGTTCCTGACGAAGCCGATCGAGCCGGCGGCGCTGGAGTCGAACGTCTGCCTCCTGCTCGAACGCGCCGCGCTCACCCCCGAGGTCTAA
- a CDS encoding MarR family transcriptional regulator: protein MPTRDRGLTHVELDAWRAFLRAHARVTRVLDAELAAECDLPLGSYEVLLHLNEAPGGRLRMTDLADRVLLSRSGLTRLVDRLERDGLLRRESCPSDLRGTNAVLTDAGLDRLRAAAPVHLRGVREHMLDALTEDELRVLAEALGRVAGPPPGPGSACG from the coding sequence ATGCCTACCCGCGACCGCGGTCTCACACACGTCGAGCTCGACGCGTGGCGCGCGTTCCTGCGGGCGCACGCCCGCGTCACCCGCGTCCTCGACGCGGAGCTGGCCGCCGAGTGCGACCTGCCGCTCGGCTCGTACGAGGTGCTCCTGCACCTCAACGAGGCCCCCGGCGGGCGGCTGCGGATGACCGACCTCGCCGACCGGGTCCTGCTCTCCCGCAGCGGCCTCACCCGCCTCGTGGACCGGCTCGAACGCGACGGGCTGCTGCGCCGCGAGTCCTGCCCCAGCGACCTGCGCGGCACCAACGCCGTCCTCACCGACGCCGGCCTCGACCGCCTCCGCGCCGCCGCTCCCGTCCACCTGCGGGGCGTGCGCGAGCACATGCTGGACGCGTTGACGGAGGACGAGCTGCGCGTGCTGGCCGAGGCGCTCGGCCGCGTCGCCGGGCCGCCGCCCGGCCCGGGCAGCGCCTGCGGCTAG
- a CDS encoding Vms1/Ankzf1 family peptidyl-tRNA hydrolase produces the protein MDVTDIAKLYTAHGPYVSLYLNTPVAVENAAQRLDLAWRSTRKELLDAGVDEVTLDALEGAVLADRTEGNSLVAFASHGSVLYARRLPEELARETALVAPLPYVTPLLSWRQTRVPHVVVLADRTGAEILAYVDENEPVVSEEVEGSHDVIRRVQPGGWSQRRYQQRALDSWEGNAGEIAGEIERVAQSVGAEAILLGGDVHAVRLLQEHLPAPLQPLVTVLEHGGGRAADGGTPFTAAAIVDKVGELALARLSRVLDEFQEERGQNDRATDGVAATIEALRKAQVATLLVHDEPDDDTMLWFADDPTLIAVDRAELDGLADHVEQGRLADVLVRTALATGADVLVVPASGTAVPNDGVGAVLRYSD, from the coding sequence ATGGACGTCACGGACATCGCGAAGCTGTACACGGCCCACGGGCCGTACGTGTCGCTGTACCTGAACACGCCGGTGGCGGTGGAGAACGCCGCGCAACGGCTCGACCTCGCCTGGCGGTCGACGCGCAAGGAGCTGCTCGACGCGGGCGTGGACGAGGTGACGCTCGACGCGCTCGAAGGCGCGGTCCTCGCCGACCGGACGGAGGGCAACAGCCTGGTGGCGTTCGCGTCGCACGGCTCGGTGCTCTACGCGCGGCGGCTGCCGGAGGAGCTGGCGCGGGAGACGGCGCTCGTCGCGCCGCTGCCGTACGTCACGCCGTTGCTGTCGTGGCGGCAGACGCGCGTCCCGCACGTCGTCGTCCTCGCCGACCGCACCGGCGCCGAGATCCTCGCCTACGTGGACGAGAACGAGCCGGTCGTCAGCGAGGAGGTCGAGGGCTCGCACGACGTGATCCGGCGGGTGCAGCCGGGCGGCTGGTCGCAGCGGCGGTACCAGCAGCGCGCGCTCGACTCGTGGGAGGGCAACGCCGGCGAGATCGCGGGCGAGATCGAACGCGTCGCGCAGAGCGTCGGCGCGGAGGCGATCCTGCTCGGCGGCGACGTGCACGCGGTGCGGCTGCTCCAGGAGCACCTGCCCGCGCCGTTGCAGCCGCTCGTCACGGTGCTGGAGCACGGCGGCGGGCGCGCGGCCGACGGCGGCACGCCGTTCACGGCGGCGGCGATCGTGGACAAGGTCGGCGAGCTGGCGCTGGCGCGGCTGTCCCGGGTACTGGACGAGTTCCAGGAGGAACGCGGCCAGAACGACCGGGCGACCGACGGCGTCGCCGCGACGATCGAGGCGCTGCGCAAGGCGCAGGTCGCGACGCTGCTCGTCCACGACGAGCCGGACGACGACACGATGCTGTGGTTCGCCGACGACCCGACGCTCATCGCGGTCGACCGCGCCGAGCTCGACGGCCTCGCCGACCACGTCGAGCAGGGCCGGCTCGCGGACGTGCTCGTCCGCACGGCGCTCGCGACCGGTGCCGACGTGCTGGTCGTGCCGGCGAGCGGGACGGCGGTCCCGAACGACGGCGTCGGCGCGGTGCTGCGCTACTCCGACTGA
- a CDS encoding CBS domain-containing protein — MTTTLQRVFCARLSGLVVFDPNGDQVGRVRDVVATLRVGGQPPRVLGLVVDVQRRRIFVPILRVRSFDSSQVVLTSGTVSLRRFERRTSETLVLEDLLDRKVQVLETGTQVVVYDCAMEQTRTGDWQLTRVAVRSGGVRRRGHQQELRWDEVSGFAAEEHGQGATNLLAMYEGLRPADLANELHNLSDKRRMEVAAALDDERLADVLEELPEDEQVEIIETLDNERAADVLEAMAPDDAADLLSEMPEADAARLLELMEPDEAEPVRRLLLYADNTAGGLMTTEPIILLPNATVAEALAHVRNPELSPALASQVYVCRPPTETPTGRFLGICHIQRLLREPPSALVSSVADTDLDPLGPDASLRAVTQHLATYNLTAVPIVDEGHHLLGAVTVDDVLDHLLPDNWREEEVGGAVL; from the coding sequence ATGACGACGACCCTCCAGCGCGTGTTCTGCGCGCGGCTGTCCGGTCTCGTCGTCTTCGACCCCAACGGCGACCAGGTCGGGCGGGTCCGCGACGTCGTCGCGACGTTGCGCGTCGGCGGCCAGCCGCCGCGCGTGCTGGGCCTCGTGGTCGACGTGCAGCGGCGGCGGATCTTCGTGCCGATCCTGCGGGTGCGCTCGTTCGACTCGAGCCAGGTCGTGCTGACGAGCGGGACGGTGAGCCTGCGGCGGTTCGAGCGGCGGACGAGCGAGACGCTGGTCCTCGAGGACCTGCTCGACCGCAAGGTGCAGGTGCTGGAGACCGGCACCCAGGTCGTCGTCTACGACTGCGCGATGGAGCAGACCCGCACCGGCGACTGGCAGCTCACCCGCGTCGCCGTCCGCAGCGGCGGCGTGCGGCGGCGCGGCCACCAGCAGGAGCTGCGCTGGGACGAGGTGTCCGGCTTCGCCGCCGAGGAGCACGGGCAGGGCGCCACCAACCTGCTCGCCATGTACGAGGGGCTGCGCCCCGCCGACCTCGCCAACGAGCTGCACAACCTCTCCGACAAGCGCCGCATGGAGGTCGCCGCCGCCCTGGACGACGAGCGGCTCGCCGACGTCCTCGAGGAGCTGCCGGAGGACGAGCAGGTCGAGATCATCGAGACCCTCGACAACGAGCGCGCCGCCGACGTCCTCGAAGCCATGGCGCCCGACGACGCCGCCGACCTGCTGTCGGAGATGCCCGAGGCGGACGCCGCGCGGCTGCTGGAGCTGATGGAGCCGGACGAGGCCGAGCCGGTCCGCCGGCTGCTGCTCTACGCCGACAACACCGCCGGCGGCCTGATGACCACCGAGCCGATCATCCTGCTGCCGAACGCCACCGTCGCCGAGGCGCTCGCCCACGTCCGCAACCCCGAGCTCTCCCCCGCGCTCGCCTCCCAGGTCTACGTGTGCCGGCCGCCGACCGAGACCCCGACCGGGCGGTTCCTCGGCATCTGCCACATCCAGCGGCTGCTCCGCGAGCCGCCGTCGGCGCTCGTGTCGTCCGTCGCCGACACCGACCTCGACCCGCTCGGCCCGGACGCGTCGTTGCGCGCGGTCACCCAGCACCTCGCGACCTACAACCTCACCGCCGTCCCCATCGTCGACGAGGGCCACCACCTGCTCGGCGCGGTCACGGTCGACGACGTCCTCGACCACCTCCTCCCGGACAACTGGCGCGAGGAGGAGGTCGGCGGTGCCGTCCTCTAG
- a CDS encoding PhzF family phenazine biosynthesis protein, translating to MTDLTYHVVDVFTDRAYAGNPLAVVLGADDLTTPQLAALAREFNLSETAFPMAGDDECDYRIRIFTPETELPFAGHPSVGTAWLLASLGRIGHGRVVQRCGAGLLPLTVDANGAELTGGTPTADAATNVASTGLPFVFAEVPEEEVATATVGTAQRHEVEGTAGVAMFAWDPAARTSHARVFAFGAGVPEDPATGSAATAFGAWLAAKGYVPADGETAYTVRQGAEIGRPSTLYGTVVTRGGAAVEVRVAGGVVPVANGTIRVP from the coding sequence GTGACCGACCTGACCTACCACGTCGTCGACGTGTTCACCGACCGCGCCTACGCCGGCAACCCGCTCGCGGTGGTGCTCGGCGCCGACGACCTGACGACGCCGCAGCTCGCCGCGCTGGCGCGCGAGTTCAACCTCTCGGAGACGGCGTTCCCGATGGCGGGCGACGACGAGTGCGACTACCGCATCCGCATCTTCACGCCGGAGACGGAGCTGCCGTTCGCCGGCCACCCGTCGGTCGGGACGGCGTGGCTGCTCGCGTCGCTCGGGCGGATCGGCCACGGCCGCGTCGTGCAGCGCTGCGGCGCGGGGCTGCTGCCGTTGACGGTCGACGCCAACGGCGCCGAGCTCACCGGCGGCACGCCCACCGCCGACGCGGCGACGAACGTCGCGTCGACCGGGCTGCCGTTCGTGTTCGCGGAGGTGCCGGAGGAGGAGGTGGCGACGGCGACGGTCGGGACCGCGCAACGCCACGAGGTGGAGGGCACCGCCGGCGTCGCGATGTTCGCGTGGGACCCGGCGGCGCGGACGTCGCACGCGCGGGTGTTCGCGTTCGGGGCCGGGGTGCCGGAGGACCCGGCGACCGGGTCGGCGGCCACGGCGTTCGGCGCGTGGCTGGCCGCGAAAGGCTACGTGCCGGCCGACGGCGAGACGGCGTACACGGTCCGCCAGGGCGCGGAGATCGGCCGCCCGAGCACGTTGTACGGAACGGTCGTCACGCGCGGCGGCGCGGCGGTGGAGGTGCGCGTGGCGGGCGGCGTCGTACCGGTCGCCAACGGCACGATCCGGGTGCCCTAG
- a CDS encoding DMT family transporter: MAADRTAERDAAPRVGALARPPRGDVWLIVLGVSGVSTSAPLIRAAAAPAFAVAFWRNAMACGVLVPWTWARARDEVRALTARDKRLALLAGGLLALHFATWIPSLSFTSVASSTALVATQPVWAALIARYRGDNVPALGWAGIWLAVLGAVLLTGIDLHFSARALTGDLLALVGGFFAAAYVTVGAEVRRTVSTTVYTTVCYATTAVLLLVLLGATRTRMVGFPARTWLSIAELTVAAQLLGHSVFNRVLKTTSPTVVSISILFEIVGATVLAAVYLNERPRLVALPAALVIVAGIVAVIRAGERRPAVAGVPAVE, from the coding sequence GTGGCAGCCGACCGAACCGCGGAGCGCGACGCGGCCCCCCGGGTCGGTGCGCTGGCCCGCCCGCCGCGCGGCGACGTGTGGCTGATCGTCCTCGGCGTGAGCGGCGTGTCGACGTCCGCGCCGCTGATCCGGGCCGCCGCGGCGCCGGCGTTCGCGGTGGCGTTCTGGCGCAACGCCATGGCCTGCGGCGTGCTCGTCCCGTGGACCTGGGCCCGGGCGCGGGACGAGGTACGGGCGCTGACGGCGCGCGACAAGCGGCTGGCGCTGCTCGCCGGCGGGCTGCTCGCGCTGCACTTCGCGACGTGGATCCCGTCGCTGTCGTTCACGTCGGTGGCGTCGTCCACGGCGCTCGTCGCGACGCAGCCGGTGTGGGCGGCGCTGATCGCGCGGTACCGCGGCGACAACGTGCCCGCGCTCGGCTGGGCGGGCATCTGGCTGGCCGTGCTGGGCGCCGTGCTGCTGACCGGCATCGACCTGCACTTCTCGGCGCGCGCGCTGACCGGAGACCTGCTCGCGCTCGTGGGCGGGTTCTTCGCGGCGGCGTACGTGACGGTCGGCGCGGAGGTGCGCCGCACCGTGTCGACCACCGTCTACACGACCGTCTGCTACGCCACCACGGCGGTGCTGCTGCTCGTCCTGCTCGGCGCGACGCGCACCCGCATGGTCGGCTTCCCGGCGCGGACGTGGCTCTCCATCGCCGAGCTCACGGTCGCCGCGCAGCTGCTGGGGCACAGCGTGTTCAACCGCGTGCTGAAGACGACGAGCCCGACGGTCGTGTCCATCTCGATCCTGTTCGAGATCGTCGGCGCGACGGTGCTGGCGGCGGTGTACCTGAACGAACGCCCGCGCCTGGTCGCGCTGCCCGCCGCCCTGGTCATCGTCGCGGGCATCGTCGCCGTCATCCGCGCGGGGGAGCGCCGCCCCGCCGTCGCCGGCGTGCCGGCCGTCGAGTGA
- a CDS encoding acyl-CoA dehydrogenase family protein, protein MGRLAQTDGLTEIQQEILGTVRTFVDKEILPYATDLEHKDEFPEAIVEGMKEMGLFGLMIPEEYGGLGESLLTYALVVEELSRGWMSISGIINTHFIVAYLLKQHGSQEQRERLLPKMAAGEVRGAFSMSEPGCGSDVSAIKTKAVLDGDEYVINGQKMWLTNGARAGVVATLVKTDEGAESVYKNMTTILVEKEPGFGETAPGVTVPGKIEKMGYKGVETTELVFTDHRVPASAVLGGDAGRGRGFYQMMDGVEVGRVNVAARGCGVSLRAFELAIAYAQQRETFGKPIAQHQAVMFKLAEMATKVEAAHNMMVMAARKKDSGQRNDVEAGMAKYLASEYCAEVVQDAFRIHGGYGYSKEYEIERLYREAPMLLIGEGTSEIQKMIVGRRLLEEYALR, encoded by the coding sequence ATGGGCCGGCTCGCGCAGACCGACGGGCTCACCGAGATCCAGCAGGAGATCCTCGGCACCGTCCGCACGTTCGTGGACAAGGAGATCCTGCCGTACGCCACCGACCTCGAGCACAAGGACGAGTTCCCCGAGGCGATCGTCGAGGGCATGAAGGAGATGGGCCTGTTCGGGCTCATGATCCCGGAGGAGTACGGCGGTCTCGGCGAGTCGCTGCTCACCTACGCGCTCGTCGTCGAGGAGCTGTCCCGCGGCTGGATGAGCATCAGCGGGATCATCAACACGCACTTCATCGTGGCGTACCTGCTCAAGCAGCACGGGTCGCAGGAGCAGCGCGAGCGCCTGCTGCCGAAGATGGCCGCCGGCGAGGTGCGCGGCGCGTTCTCCATGTCCGAGCCGGGCTGCGGCTCCGACGTCTCCGCCATCAAGACGAAGGCCGTCCTCGACGGCGACGAGTACGTGATCAACGGCCAGAAGATGTGGCTCACCAACGGTGCCCGCGCCGGCGTCGTGGCGACGTTGGTGAAGACCGACGAGGGCGCCGAGTCGGTCTACAAGAACATGACGACGATCCTGGTGGAGAAGGAGCCCGGCTTCGGCGAGACCGCCCCCGGCGTCACCGTCCCCGGCAAGATCGAGAAGATGGGCTACAAGGGCGTCGAGACGACCGAGCTGGTCTTCACCGACCACCGCGTCCCCGCATCGGCCGTCCTCGGCGGCGACGCCGGCCGCGGCCGCGGCTTCTACCAGATGATGGACGGCGTCGAGGTCGGCCGCGTCAACGTCGCCGCGCGCGGCTGCGGCGTCTCGCTGCGGGCGTTCGAGCTGGCCATCGCCTACGCGCAGCAGCGGGAGACGTTCGGCAAGCCGATCGCGCAGCACCAGGCCGTGATGTTCAAGCTCGCCGAGATGGCCACCAAGGTCGAGGCGGCGCACAACATGATGGTGATGGCGGCGCGGAAGAAGGACTCCGGCCAGCGCAACGACGTCGAGGCCGGCATGGCGAAGTACCTCGCCAGCGAGTACTGCGCGGAGGTCGTGCAGGACGCGTTCCGCATCCACGGCGGCTACGGCTACTCGAAGGAGTACGAGATCGAGCGCCTCTACCGCGAGGCCCCGATGCTGCTCATCGGCGAGGGCACGTCCGAGATCCAGAAGATGATCGTCGGTCGCCGCCTGCTGGAGGAGTACGCGCTGCGGTGA
- a CDS encoding CoA ester lyase, with product MPTLRPRRSCLAVPGSSPKMLGKAQGLPADQVFLDLEDSVAPLAKEEARANVVAALNDGGWGDKTRVVRVNDLTTKWTYRDVITVVEGAGANLDCVMLPKVQTPEQVVWLDLLLTQIEQTMGFENRIGIEAQIENAKGLVNVDAIAGASDRVETIIFGPADFMASINMKSLVVGAPHPDYNGDPYHYILMRILMAARTYDLQAIDGPYLQIKDVEGFTAVAKRSAALGFDGKWVLHPGQIDAANEVYSPSQEQYDHAELILDAYEYFTSEAGGKRGAVMLGDEMIDEASRKMALVIAGKGRAAGMGRTSKFEPPAE from the coding sequence ATGCCGACGCTGCGTCCCCGCCGTTCCTGCCTCGCCGTCCCCGGCTCCTCGCCGAAGATGCTCGGGAAGGCCCAGGGCCTGCCCGCCGACCAGGTTTTCCTCGACCTCGAGGACTCGGTCGCGCCGCTCGCCAAGGAGGAGGCGCGCGCCAACGTCGTCGCCGCCCTCAACGACGGTGGCTGGGGCGACAAGACCCGCGTCGTGCGCGTCAACGACCTGACGACGAAGTGGACCTACCGCGACGTCATCACCGTGGTCGAGGGCGCCGGCGCGAACCTCGACTGCGTCATGCTGCCGAAGGTCCAGACGCCCGAGCAGGTGGTCTGGCTGGACCTGCTGCTCACGCAGATCGAGCAGACGATGGGGTTCGAGAACCGCATCGGCATCGAGGCGCAGATCGAGAACGCCAAGGGCCTGGTCAACGTCGACGCGATCGCCGGCGCGAGCGACCGGGTCGAGACGATCATCTTCGGGCCGGCCGACTTCATGGCCAGCATCAACATGAAGTCGCTCGTCGTCGGTGCGCCGCACCCGGACTACAACGGTGACCCGTACCACTACATCCTCATGCGCATCCTCATGGCGGCGCGGACCTACGACCTGCAGGCGATCGACGGGCCGTACCTCCAGATCAAGGACGTGGAGGGCTTCACCGCGGTCGCGAAGCGCAGCGCGGCGCTGGGCTTCGACGGCAAGTGGGTGCTGCACCCCGGCCAGATCGACGCGGCGAACGAGGTGTACTCGCCGAGCCAGGAGCAGTACGACCACGCCGAGCTGATCCTCGACGCGTACGAGTACTTCACGTCCGAGGCCGGCGGGAAGCGCGGGGCCGTGATGCTCGGCGACGAGATGATCGACGAGGCGTCGCGGAAGATGGCGCTCGTCATCGCCGGCAAGGGCCGCGCGGCGGGCATGGGCCGGACGAGCAAGTTCGAGCCGCCGGCGGAGTGA
- a CDS encoding matrixin family metalloprotease, with protein sequence MRGRRLLTIVGLAGVLTLVGASPAFADIAPLFGPTWKNNTTLGTTTRPYVWFTAGVPGGETRSRILDGFRQWNAVGEPLQYQFTGSDYGNYDPFTSCGPRGNSVFLHWTNIDGGGGVLGQSAYCSRSASGVTSRWTAWIQFDSSEEWCTGTGDCFDGVLGFGANMDLWSIATHESGHVGALDHYDAGSSICADNENQATMCPYYTAGSERQRTLAPSDADSLRHSY encoded by the coding sequence ATGAGAGGTCGCCGGCTCCTCACCATCGTCGGGCTGGCGGGCGTCCTCACGCTCGTCGGCGCGTCACCGGCGTTCGCCGACATCGCGCCGCTGTTCGGGCCGACGTGGAAGAACAACACGACGCTCGGCACCACGACGAGGCCGTACGTGTGGTTCACCGCCGGCGTGCCGGGGGGTGAGACGCGGTCGCGGATCCTCGACGGGTTCCGCCAGTGGAACGCCGTCGGCGAGCCGCTCCAGTACCAGTTCACCGGCTCCGACTACGGCAACTACGACCCGTTCACGAGCTGCGGCCCCCGCGGCAACAGCGTGTTCCTGCACTGGACGAACATCGACGGCGGGGGCGGCGTCCTGGGCCAGTCCGCGTACTGCTCGCGGAGCGCGAGCGGCGTGACGTCGCGGTGGACGGCGTGGATCCAGTTCGACTCGTCGGAGGAGTGGTGCACCGGCACCGGTGACTGCTTCGACGGCGTGCTGGGCTTCGGCGCGAACATGGATCTGTGGTCGATCGCGACCCACGAGTCGGGACACGTTGGTGCGCTCGACCACTACGACGCGGGCTCGAGCATCTGTGCCGACAACGAGAACCAGGCGACGATGTGCCCGTACTACACGGCGGGGTCGGAGCGGCAGCGCACGCTCGCACCCAGTGACGCCGACTCGCTCCGGCACTCCTACTGA